Proteins from a single region of Bdellovibrio svalbardensis:
- a CDS encoding bifunctional 2-methylcitrate synthase/citrate synthase has product MAEYINPDYVPEPEKMNVKKGLDGVVMDTSSVSKVNPHTNSLIYRGYPVQDLAENCSFEEVAFLMYNGELPTAAQLADFTKKERSYRDISATLLNVIKALPQKCHPMDSIRTAVSFMGAEDPRIWDATPATNLDKAMMLLAKIPTAVAADYRFKKGLDFIPPKADLTMAENFFHMCFGKVPQKEVVKAFDVSLILYAEHSFNASTFTARVVTSTQSDIYSATVAGIGALKGPLHGGANEMVMHMMKEIADPAKAEAWMLDALANKKKVMGFGHRVYRSGDSRVPTMKKYAQVMADVTGEQKWMQMYTALEKVMVEKKKIYPNLDFPAGPAYYMMGFEIDFFTPIFVMARTTGWSAHIMEQTADNRIIRPLSEYVGAEQRKVVPLSERK; this is encoded by the coding sequence ATGGCTGAATATATCAATCCAGATTACGTGCCTGAACCAGAGAAAATGAACGTTAAAAAAGGTCTTGATGGCGTTGTTATGGATACGTCTTCAGTATCAAAAGTAAACCCACACACTAACTCTTTGATCTATCGTGGTTACCCAGTTCAAGACTTGGCTGAGAACTGCTCTTTCGAAGAAGTGGCTTTCTTGATGTACAATGGTGAGTTGCCAACAGCGGCTCAACTTGCTGACTTCACGAAAAAAGAACGCAGCTACCGTGATATCTCTGCAACTTTGTTGAACGTAATCAAAGCTCTTCCACAAAAATGCCACCCGATGGATTCAATCCGCACTGCGGTTTCTTTCATGGGTGCTGAAGATCCACGTATCTGGGATGCGACTCCTGCAACAAATCTTGATAAAGCCATGATGTTGCTTGCTAAGATCCCAACTGCAGTTGCTGCCGACTACCGTTTCAAAAAAGGTTTGGACTTTATCCCTCCAAAAGCTGATTTGACGATGGCAGAAAACTTCTTCCACATGTGCTTCGGTAAAGTTCCACAAAAAGAAGTTGTTAAAGCTTTTGACGTTTCTTTGATCCTTTACGCTGAACACAGCTTCAATGCTTCAACTTTCACAGCGCGTGTTGTGACTTCAACTCAGTCTGATATCTACTCTGCAACTGTTGCAGGTATCGGTGCCTTAAAAGGTCCTTTGCACGGTGGTGCGAATGAGATGGTTATGCACATGATGAAAGAGATCGCGGATCCAGCAAAAGCTGAAGCGTGGATGTTGGATGCTCTTGCTAATAAGAAAAAAGTGATGGGCTTCGGTCACCGCGTTTACCGTTCTGGTGACTCGCGCGTTCCAACTATGAAAAAATATGCGCAAGTTATGGCTGATGTGACTGGCGAGCAAAAATGGATGCAGATGTACACGGCTTTGGAAAAAGTTATGGTTGAGAAGAAAAAGATCTACCCTAACTTGGATTTCCCAGCGGGTCCTGCTTACTACATGATGGGCTTCGAGATCGACTTCTTTACACCGATCTTCGTAATGGCTCGTACAACGGGTTGGTCTGCTCACATCATGGAGCAAACTGCTGACAACCGTATCATTCGTCCATTGTCTGAGTACGTGGGTGCTGAACAACGTAAAGTTGTTCCTTTGTCAGAAAGAAAATAA
- a CDS encoding KH domain-containing protein, producing the protein MSSVPVVKVVNRTSATTDAHERIRNILHHLLAELVGSEETLAVKFYVGEKTVVYQVDCTPQALGRVIGTKGKNITAVRHIIGAMMSRNGMRAVIEIPYFPSSGK; encoded by the coding sequence ATGAGCTCAGTACCAGTTGTGAAAGTAGTAAATAGAACTTCTGCGACAACAGATGCCCATGAAAGAATTCGCAACATTCTTCATCATTTGTTGGCGGAACTTGTTGGCTCTGAGGAGACTCTGGCTGTGAAGTTTTATGTTGGTGAAAAGACCGTCGTCTATCAGGTGGATTGCACACCTCAGGCCCTCGGTCGCGTTATCGGTACGAAAGGAAAAAACATCACCGCCGTTCGCCATATTATCGGCGCGATGATGTCACGAAACGGAATGCGTGCGGTGATAGAAATTCCTTATTTTCCATCATCTGGAAAGTAA